The Amycolatopsis sp. 195334CR genome window below encodes:
- a CDS encoding SDR family NAD(P)-dependent oxidoreductase — MSRGVLVTGSSSGIGRAVATAFAALGDRVAVHYGSNRAAAEKTLAELSGSGHVLLTGDLADPVAARGLADEAEEQLGGVDVLVNNAAVATGPENAHAVASVSYEDWQAAWQRMVGVNVFGTANLTYCVTRHMIERGAPGRVVNIGSRGAYRGEPDHPAYGASKAAMHAFGQSLAVSLAPHGIAVASVAPGFTATSRVADRLDGEQGEQLRGQSPFGRVGSPEEVAAAVVYLASADAAWASGAVLDLNGASHLR; from the coding sequence ATGAGCCGAGGCGTACTGGTCACCGGTTCGTCGAGCGGGATCGGCCGGGCGGTGGCGACCGCCTTCGCCGCGCTGGGCGACCGCGTGGCCGTCCACTATGGATCGAACCGGGCGGCCGCCGAGAAGACGCTGGCCGAGCTGTCCGGCTCCGGGCACGTGCTGCTGACCGGTGACCTGGCCGATCCGGTGGCCGCGCGGGGGCTCGCCGACGAAGCCGAGGAGCAGCTCGGCGGCGTCGACGTGCTGGTGAACAACGCGGCCGTGGCCACCGGTCCGGAGAACGCGCACGCCGTGGCGTCAGTGTCCTATGAGGACTGGCAGGCCGCCTGGCAGCGCATGGTCGGGGTGAACGTCTTCGGCACGGCCAATCTCACCTACTGCGTGACGCGGCACATGATCGAGCGCGGTGCGCCCGGCCGGGTGGTCAACATCGGCTCGCGCGGGGCGTACCGCGGCGAACCCGACCACCCGGCCTACGGCGCTTCGAAGGCGGCGATGCACGCGTTCGGCCAGTCGCTGGCGGTTTCCCTGGCACCACACGGCATCGCGGTCGCGTCGGTGGCGCCGGGCTTCACCGCGACCAGCCGCGTCGCGGACCGGCTCGACGGGGAGCAGGGCGAGCAGTTGCGCGGGCAGAGCCCGTTCGGCCGCGTGGGCTCACCGGAGGAGGTGGCGGCGGCGGTCGTCTACCTCGCTTCCGCCGACGCGGCGTGGGCCTCCGGTGCCGTGCTCGACCTGAACGGCGCCTCACACCTGCGGTGA
- a CDS encoding M14 family zinc carboxypeptidase codes for MSFSRSARALVLAVVAGLSVTTAPALAAPAAPPPGQSHREPGYGPERNQVAATDAPPQLRAATAGENKPRGDRGGYPRQTDLRTYPADPADKSIKLGLSPYHALAPKLNDLQRRSNRISVEVAGQSGLGRDLYLVTLTAPENAAQSKIQDMWRDKIENDPGRAARDTALRAGYKTPVWINNNIHGNEWEGTDGALRVIEYLATTNDQAALDLLKRSRIYLNLTANPDGRVAGTRANASGFDMNRDFVTASQPETRAMREIVMGKQPVMMLDEHGYVENTLIEPTTPPHGQNYDFDLYIKHGYENGLAMEKAVQALGHPEAAKPEIPFRDYEPGVWDGWAPIYTAQYSMYHGAVSYTIEVPQRVNNDAYNLPAEELQRRSKINTDVVEATIRTTIDYADTHRTELIDNQIEIFRRGAAGEPQRQLPDGFVPGFGPEDRYTTEFPRAYVLPAGAGQRSAPAAARLVDHLVANDVRVQRAEADFQLAGKSYPAGSYLVDMHQPKRALANVMLETGADISGKVEVMYDISGWSHRLLWGASVDISKTEAPNVRTTPVTIAAPTGGVDAAPGQDLALTVADGKDVLAVNTLLGQGRPVHQQADGTVVVPASERVAVLEVAKNLGVRFTAAPAGDRGPLMRKPVLAGAVAADELLVLRELGFEVRPVSTQVLNNGFDLSRVDALFVSSGLNYRGLNAAAKNSVKRLFQRGGVITRGATGAAFNTDAGLLPVTAVAGREDANGVVSVTNGTGPIGSGAPESSFVYSPLWFTGLGAGVTAEQRYAEQNPLAAGHWLPNEAGQGPAQAAGAASVVSGVDESGAKTVLFGTEPLFRAHPKGLYAQVGKAVFWATTR; via the coding sequence GTGTCGTTTTCGCGTTCCGCTCGTGCGCTGGTACTGGCTGTGGTCGCCGGGTTGTCGGTGACCACCGCTCCGGCGCTCGCCGCCCCCGCGGCACCGCCACCCGGCCAGTCCCACCGCGAGCCGGGCTACGGTCCCGAGCGCAACCAGGTCGCCGCGACCGACGCGCCGCCGCAGTTGCGCGCGGCGACGGCCGGGGAGAACAAGCCGCGCGGCGATCGCGGCGGCTACCCGCGTCAGACCGACCTGCGCACCTACCCGGCCGACCCGGCGGACAAGTCGATCAAGCTCGGCCTCTCGCCGTACCACGCGCTGGCGCCGAAGCTGAACGACCTGCAGCGGCGCAGCAACCGGATCTCGGTGGAGGTCGCCGGGCAGTCCGGCCTCGGCCGCGACCTGTACCTGGTCACGCTGACCGCGCCGGAGAACGCGGCGCAGAGCAAGATCCAGGACATGTGGCGCGACAAGATCGAGAACGATCCCGGCCGCGCGGCCCGCGACACCGCCCTGCGCGCCGGGTACAAGACCCCGGTGTGGATCAACAACAACATCCACGGCAACGAGTGGGAAGGCACCGACGGCGCGCTGCGCGTGATCGAGTACCTGGCCACCACGAACGACCAGGCCGCGCTGGACCTGCTCAAGCGCAGCCGGATCTACCTCAACCTCACCGCCAACCCGGACGGCCGCGTGGCCGGTACCCGCGCGAACGCGAGCGGCTTCGACATGAACCGCGACTTCGTCACCGCCTCGCAGCCGGAGACCCGGGCGATGCGCGAGATCGTCATGGGCAAGCAGCCGGTGATGATGCTCGACGAGCACGGGTACGTGGAGAACACGCTGATCGAGCCGACCACCCCGCCGCACGGCCAGAACTACGACTTCGACCTCTACATCAAGCACGGCTACGAGAACGGCCTGGCGATGGAGAAGGCGGTGCAGGCGCTCGGCCACCCCGAGGCGGCCAAGCCGGAGATCCCGTTCCGCGACTACGAGCCGGGCGTCTGGGACGGCTGGGCACCGATCTACACCGCGCAGTACTCGATGTACCACGGCGCGGTGTCCTACACGATCGAGGTCCCGCAGCGCGTCAACAACGACGCCTACAACCTGCCCGCCGAGGAACTGCAGCGCCGCTCGAAGATCAACACCGACGTGGTGGAGGCGACCATCCGCACCACCATCGACTACGCGGACACCCACCGCACCGAGCTGATCGACAACCAGATCGAGATCTTCCGCCGCGGTGCCGCCGGTGAACCGCAGCGCCAGCTGCCGGACGGGTTCGTGCCCGGCTTCGGCCCGGAAGACCGCTACACCACGGAGTTCCCGCGCGCCTACGTGCTCCCGGCCGGGGCGGGCCAGCGCTCGGCGCCCGCCGCGGCGCGGCTGGTCGACCACCTGGTCGCCAACGACGTGCGCGTGCAGCGCGCGGAGGCGGACTTCCAGCTGGCGGGCAAGAGCTACCCGGCCGGTTCGTACCTCGTGGACATGCACCAGCCCAAGCGCGCGCTGGCGAACGTGATGCTGGAGACCGGGGCCGACATCTCCGGCAAGGTCGAGGTGATGTACGACATCTCGGGCTGGAGCCACCGCCTGCTCTGGGGAGCTTCGGTGGACATCTCGAAGACCGAGGCGCCGAACGTGCGCACCACGCCGGTGACCATCGCCGCGCCGACCGGCGGGGTGGACGCGGCGCCCGGCCAGGACCTGGCGCTCACCGTCGCCGACGGCAAGGACGTGCTCGCGGTGAACACCCTGCTGGGCCAGGGACGTCCGGTGCACCAGCAGGCCGACGGCACGGTGGTGGTGCCCGCTTCGGAACGCGTCGCCGTGCTGGAGGTGGCGAAGAACCTCGGCGTGCGCTTCACCGCGGCGCCCGCCGGTGACCGCGGCCCGCTGATGCGCAAGCCGGTGCTCGCCGGCGCGGTGGCCGCCGACGAACTGCTGGTGCTGCGGGAACTCGGTTTCGAGGTGCGCCCGGTTTCCACGCAGGTGCTCAACAACGGGTTCGACCTGAGCCGGGTGGACGCGTTGTTCGTCTCTTCCGGACTGAACTACCGCGGGCTGAACGCGGCGGCCAAGAACTCGGTCAAACGGCTGTTCCAGCGTGGTGGTGTGATCACCCGCGGCGCGACCGGGGCGGCGTTCAACACCGACGCCGGGCTGCTGCCGGTGACCGCGGTGGCCGGGCGCGAGGACGCCAACGGCGTGGTCTCGGTGACCAACGGGACCGGGCCGATCGGTTCCGGCGCACCGGAAAGCTCGTTCGTCTACTCGCCGCTGTGGTTCACCGGGCTCGGCGCGGGCGTGACCGCCGAACAGCGGTACGCGGAGCAGAACCCGCTCGCCGCGGGCCACTGGCTGCCGAACGAGGCCGGTCAGGGCCCGGCGCAGGCGGCCGGTGCCGCCTCGGTGGTGTCCGGTGTGGACGAAAGCGGGGCGAAGACGGTGCTGTTCGGCACCGAGCCGCTGTTCCGCGCGCACCCCAAGGGCTTGTACGCGCAGGTGGGCAAGGCCGTGTTCTGGGCGACCACCCGATGA
- a CDS encoding valine--tRNA ligase: MTENALHQPDLPNAWNPADEEAAMYQRWVDAGYFKADSSSEKPPFTIVLPPPNVTGSLHMGHALNHTVMDALTRRRRMQGFEVLWLPGMDHAGIATQNVVERELAGEGVSRHDLGREKFVERVWEWKEEYGGKILGQMRRLGDGVDWSRERFTMDAGLSRAVQTVFKRLFEDGLIYRAERIINWCPRCQTALSDIEVEYSEDEGELVSIRYGEGDNAIVVATTRAETMLGDTAVAVHPDDERYRHLIGTEVELPLTGRMIPIVADEHVDPEFGTGAVKVTPAHDPNDFEIGRRHDLPMLTIMDERAAITVPGPFEGLDRYEARPAVVAALREQGRIVAEKRPYLHSVGHCSRCGTVVEPRLSLQWWVKVEPLAKAAAEAVRDGRTKIHPPELAKRYFDWVDNMHDWTISRQLWWGHRIPVWYGPNDKVVCVGPDEEPPSGEGWTQDTDVLDTWFSSGLWPISTLGWPDETLDLRKFYPTSVLSTGYDILFFWVVRMMMFGLYAMDGKQPFDHVYLHGLIRDAQGKKMSKSRGNVIDPLDWLDKFGADATRFTLARGANPGNDMAIAEEWAAGSRSFGTKLWNATRFALMNGANVSAPLPDAAELTEADRWILGRLEAVVSEVDELFDGFQFAKLSGVLYQFVWNELCDWYVELAKVQFSGPAAENTRLVLGHVLDSVLRLLHPIMPFVTERLWKALTGGESLVIAAWPTASAGYADEVADRRIADVQKLVTEVRRFRSEQGLKPGQKVAARVSGAGFDALSAHDAAVRSLVRLTEAGDEFTASVSLEVSLSEGIAEVALDLSGAIDVVAERKRLEKDLGLAQKELKQTEGKLGNQAFLDKAPDAVVDKIKVRRETALGDIERINARLAALPTA; encoded by the coding sequence GTGACCGAGAACGCCTTGCACCAGCCTGACCTGCCCAACGCTTGGAACCCGGCCGACGAAGAGGCCGCGATGTACCAGCGCTGGGTAGACGCCGGCTACTTCAAGGCCGACTCCAGTTCGGAGAAGCCGCCCTTCACCATCGTGCTGCCGCCGCCGAACGTCACCGGCAGCCTGCACATGGGCCACGCGCTCAACCACACGGTGATGGACGCGCTCACCCGCCGCCGCCGGATGCAGGGCTTCGAGGTGCTCTGGCTGCCCGGCATGGACCACGCCGGCATCGCCACGCAGAACGTGGTGGAGCGCGAGCTGGCCGGCGAGGGGGTGTCCCGCCACGACCTGGGCCGCGAGAAGTTCGTCGAGCGCGTCTGGGAGTGGAAGGAGGAGTACGGCGGCAAGATCCTCGGCCAGATGCGCCGCCTCGGGGACGGGGTGGACTGGAGCCGCGAGCGGTTCACCATGGACGCCGGGCTCTCGCGCGCGGTGCAGACGGTGTTCAAGCGCCTGTTCGAGGACGGGCTGATCTACCGCGCCGAGCGCATCATCAACTGGTGCCCGCGCTGCCAGACCGCGCTGTCCGACATCGAGGTGGAGTACTCCGAGGACGAGGGCGAGCTGGTCTCCATCCGCTACGGCGAGGGTGACAACGCCATCGTGGTGGCCACCACCCGGGCGGAGACCATGCTCGGCGACACCGCGGTCGCCGTGCACCCGGACGACGAGCGCTACCGGCACCTGATCGGCACCGAGGTCGAGCTGCCGCTGACCGGGCGGATGATCCCGATCGTGGCCGACGAGCACGTCGACCCGGAGTTCGGCACCGGCGCGGTCAAGGTGACCCCGGCGCACGACCCGAACGACTTCGAGATCGGCCGCCGCCACGACCTGCCGATGCTGACCATCATGGACGAGCGCGCGGCGATCACCGTGCCCGGTCCGTTCGAGGGCCTCGACCGGTACGAGGCGCGGCCCGCGGTGGTCGCGGCGCTGCGCGAGCAGGGCCGGATCGTCGCGGAGAAGCGGCCGTACCTGCACTCGGTGGGCCACTGCTCCCGGTGCGGCACGGTGGTCGAGCCGCGCCTGTCGCTGCAGTGGTGGGTCAAGGTCGAGCCGCTGGCCAAGGCCGCCGCCGAGGCGGTGCGCGACGGCCGCACCAAGATCCACCCGCCGGAGCTGGCCAAGCGCTACTTCGACTGGGTCGACAACATGCACGACTGGACGATCTCGCGCCAGCTGTGGTGGGGGCACCGGATCCCGGTCTGGTACGGCCCCAACGACAAGGTGGTCTGCGTCGGGCCCGACGAGGAGCCGCCGTCGGGTGAGGGCTGGACCCAGGACACCGACGTGCTGGACACGTGGTTCTCCTCGGGCCTCTGGCCGATCTCCACCCTCGGCTGGCCGGACGAGACGCTGGACCTGCGCAAGTTCTACCCGACCAGCGTGCTGTCCACCGGTTACGACATCCTGTTCTTCTGGGTGGTCCGGATGATGATGTTCGGGCTGTACGCGATGGACGGCAAGCAGCCGTTCGACCACGTGTACCTGCACGGGCTGATCCGCGACGCGCAGGGCAAGAAGATGTCGAAGTCGCGCGGCAACGTGATCGACCCGCTGGACTGGCTGGACAAGTTCGGCGCGGACGCCACCCGGTTCACCCTGGCCCGCGGCGCCAACCCGGGCAACGACATGGCCATCGCCGAGGAGTGGGCGGCCGGTTCGCGCAGCTTCGGCACGAAGCTGTGGAACGCCACCAGGTTCGCGCTGATGAACGGCGCGAACGTCTCGGCGCCGCTGCCGGACGCGGCGGAGCTGACCGAGGCCGACCGCTGGATCCTCGGCAGGCTCGAGGCCGTCGTGTCCGAAGTGGACGAACTGTTCGACGGCTTCCAGTTCGCCAAGCTGTCCGGCGTGCTCTACCAGTTCGTCTGGAACGAGCTGTGCGACTGGTACGTGGAGCTGGCGAAGGTGCAGTTCTCCGGCCCGGCCGCGGAGAACACTCGCCTGGTGCTGGGGCACGTGCTCGACTCGGTGCTGCGGCTGCTGCACCCGATCATGCCGTTCGTCACCGAACGGCTGTGGAAGGCGCTGACCGGCGGGGAGTCGCTGGTGATCGCCGCGTGGCCGACCGCTTCGGCGGGGTATGCCGACGAGGTGGCCGACCGGCGGATCGCCGACGTGCAGAAGCTGGTCACCGAGGTGCGGCGGTTCCGGTCCGAACAGGGCCTGAAGCCGGGCCAGAAGGTGGCCGCGCGGGTGTCCGGTGCCGGCTTCGACGCCCTGTCCGCGCACGACGCGGCGGTCCGGTCGCTGGTTCGCCTGACCGAGGCCGGGGACGAGTTCACCGCCAGCGTGTCGCTGGAGGTCTCGCTCTCCGAGGGCATCGCCGAGGTGGCGCTGGACCTGTCCGGCGCGATCGACGTGGTGGCCGAGCGCAAGCGGCTGGAGAAGGACCTCGGGCTGGCGCAGAAGGAGCTGAAGCAGACCGAGGGCAAGCTGGGCAACCAGGCCTTCCTCGACAAGGCGCCGGACGCGGTGGTCGACAAGATCAAGGTGCGCCGGGAGACCGCGCTCGGCGACATCGAGCGCATCAACGCCCGGCTGGCCGCCCTGCCCACGGCGTGA
- a CDS encoding FdhF/YdeP family oxidoreductase produces MTDKAPQQDIDESKLAVGKPKSWAAGIPGVLVSLKRGQEQMGAGRTVRALRVLNQREGFDCPGCAWPEPREADGEHRKLAEFCENGAKAVAEEATKRRVGREFFAEHSLEELDGRTEYWLGQQGRLTEPMVLREGGTHYEPISWDDAFELVASHLRGLASPDEALFYTSGRTSNEAAFVYQLMVRSFGTNNLPDCSNMCHESSGAALSATTGIGKGSVSLADIHKSDLIVVVGQNPGTNHPRMLSALEEAKSRGAKVVAVNPLPEAGLMRFKNPQNVRGLVGKGSPLADEFAQIRLGGDLAFFQAIGHLLLAWEKAAPGTVLDQEFIDGWTEGFAAYADRVGELDWDRIDEATGLPREQIVKIARMIAESERTIYCWAMGLTQHKHAVPTIKEIANVALLRGMIGKPGAGLCPVRGHSNVQGDRTMGIWEKMPESFLSALEREFGIPVPRKHGWDTVDSIRAMRDGRAKVFFGVGGNFAGATPDTELTERALRSCELTVQVSTKLNRSHVVHGRTALILPTLGRTERDVQASGEQVVTVEDSMSAVHTSRGRLEPASEHLLSEVAILCRLANTLLGAEHPVPWLDFIGDYDRIRDHIANVVPGCHEYNKRVRQPDGFVLPHAPRDAREFNGTRNGKANFTASELEYPVVPEGRLLLQTLRSHDQYNTTIYGLSDRYRGVEDGRRVVFVNPEDLTRLGVADGTLVDLVSEWADSERRAPSFRVVAYPTARGCAAAYFPEANALVALDSVADESNTPVSKSIVIRLDPVTSA; encoded by the coding sequence GTGACGGACAAGGCACCACAGCAGGACATCGACGAGAGCAAGCTGGCCGTCGGCAAGCCCAAGAGCTGGGCGGCGGGCATTCCCGGCGTGCTGGTCTCGCTCAAGCGGGGCCAGGAGCAGATGGGCGCCGGGCGGACCGTCCGCGCGTTGCGCGTGCTCAACCAGCGTGAGGGCTTCGACTGCCCGGGATGCGCGTGGCCGGAGCCGCGCGAGGCCGACGGCGAGCACCGCAAGCTCGCGGAATTCTGCGAGAACGGCGCGAAGGCCGTGGCGGAGGAGGCCACCAAGCGCCGGGTCGGGCGGGAGTTCTTCGCCGAGCACTCGCTCGAGGAGCTGGACGGCCGCACCGAGTACTGGCTCGGGCAGCAGGGCAGGCTGACCGAGCCGATGGTGCTCCGCGAGGGCGGCACGCACTACGAGCCGATCAGCTGGGACGACGCGTTCGAGCTGGTCGCGAGCCACCTGCGCGGGCTGGCCAGCCCGGACGAAGCGCTGTTCTACACCTCCGGCCGCACCAGCAACGAGGCCGCTTTTGTGTACCAGCTGATGGTGCGCTCGTTCGGGACGAACAACCTGCCCGACTGCTCGAACATGTGCCACGAGTCCTCCGGCGCGGCGCTCTCGGCCACCACCGGCATCGGCAAGGGCTCGGTCAGCCTGGCCGACATCCACAAGTCCGACCTGATCGTGGTGGTCGGCCAGAACCCCGGGACCAACCACCCGCGCATGCTCTCCGCGCTGGAGGAGGCCAAGTCGCGCGGGGCGAAGGTGGTCGCGGTGAACCCGCTGCCCGAGGCCGGGCTGATGCGGTTCAAGAACCCGCAGAACGTGCGTGGCCTGGTCGGCAAGGGCAGCCCGCTGGCCGACGAGTTCGCGCAGATCCGCCTCGGCGGTGACCTGGCCTTCTTCCAGGCGATCGGGCACCTGCTGCTGGCCTGGGAGAAGGCCGCCCCCGGCACCGTGCTCGACCAGGAGTTCATCGACGGCTGGACCGAGGGCTTCGCGGCCTACGCGGACCGCGTCGGCGAGCTGGACTGGGACCGCATCGACGAGGCCACCGGGCTGCCGCGCGAGCAGATCGTCAAGATCGCCAGGATGATCGCCGAGTCCGAGCGGACCATCTACTGCTGGGCGATGGGCCTGACCCAGCACAAGCACGCGGTGCCGACGATCAAGGAGATCGCCAACGTCGCGCTGCTGCGGGGCATGATCGGCAAGCCGGGTGCCGGGCTGTGCCCGGTCCGCGGTCACTCGAACGTGCAGGGTGATCGCACCATGGGCATCTGGGAGAAGATGCCGGAGTCGTTCCTGTCCGCGCTGGAGCGCGAGTTCGGCATCCCGGTGCCGCGCAAGCACGGGTGGGACACGGTGGACTCGATCCGCGCCATGCGCGACGGCCGGGCGAAGGTGTTCTTCGGGGTGGGCGGCAACTTCGCCGGCGCCACCCCGGACACGGAGCTGACCGAGCGCGCGCTGCGCTCGTGCGAGCTGACCGTGCAGGTGTCCACGAAGCTGAACCGCTCGCACGTGGTGCACGGCCGGACCGCGCTGATCCTGCCGACGCTGGGCCGGACCGAGCGCGACGTGCAGGCGAGCGGTGAGCAGGTGGTCACCGTCGAGGACTCGATGTCGGCCGTGCACACCTCGCGTGGCCGGTTGGAGCCGGCGAGTGAGCACCTGCTGTCGGAGGTGGCCATCCTGTGCCGCCTGGCGAACACGCTGCTGGGTGCGGAGCACCCGGTGCCGTGGCTCGACTTCATCGGCGACTACGACCGCATCCGCGACCACATCGCGAACGTGGTTCCCGGGTGCCACGAGTACAACAAGCGGGTGCGCCAGCCTGACGGCTTCGTGCTGCCGCACGCCCCGCGCGACGCCAGGGAGTTCAACGGCACGCGCAACGGCAAGGCGAACTTCACCGCCAGCGAGCTGGAGTACCCGGTCGTGCCCGAAGGCAGGCTGTTGTTGCAGACGCTGCGCAGCCACGACCAGTACAACACCACGATCTACGGCCTGTCCGACCGCTACCGAGGCGTGGAAGACGGGCGGCGCGTGGTGTTCGTCAACCCCGAAGACCTGACTCGCCTGGGCGTGGCCGATGGCACGCTGGTCGACCTGGTCTCCGAATGGGCCGACAGCGAACGGCGGGCACCCAGCTTCCGGGTCGTCGCCTACCCGACCGCCCGCGGCTGCGCCGCAGCCTACTTCCCCGAGGCGAACGCCTTGGTAGCCCTGGACTCCGTCGCCGACGAATCCAACACCCCGGTCTCCAAGTCGATCGTGATCCGCCTGGACCCGGTGACCTCCGCCTAG
- a CDS encoding GPP34 family phosphoprotein, with product MLIAEDLVLLVFDDETGKPDSMVTNLPYALAGALLIELGIENRIGVDGKGRLELLDRTPPAHPVLADALVKLEKFDGRKPKDAISPLSGQKLTERLLEGLADRGVLRREEGKVLKLFPVTRWPAEDSAHEESLRSKLNAVLVDGEEPDERTAALVAVLAAIKAASKVLDLPERADRKVVDQRAKEIAEGDWGSTATRKAIDELMVAVMTAVMIPAIVTTTAT from the coding sequence ATGCTCATCGCGGAAGACCTGGTACTGCTCGTGTTCGACGACGAGACCGGCAAGCCGGACAGCATGGTGACGAACCTGCCGTACGCGCTGGCCGGGGCGCTGCTGATCGAACTGGGCATCGAGAACCGGATCGGGGTCGACGGCAAGGGGCGCCTGGAGTTGCTCGACCGCACGCCGCCCGCGCACCCGGTGCTCGCCGACGCTCTGGTCAAGCTGGAGAAGTTCGACGGCCGGAAGCCGAAGGACGCGATCTCGCCGTTGTCCGGGCAGAAGCTCACCGAACGGCTGCTCGAAGGGCTGGCCGATCGCGGGGTGCTGCGCCGGGAGGAGGGCAAGGTGCTGAAGCTGTTCCCGGTGACCCGGTGGCCCGCCGAGGATTCGGCGCACGAGGAATCGTTGCGGTCGAAGCTGAACGCGGTGCTGGTGGATGGTGAGGAGCCGGACGAGCGGACGGCCGCGCTGGTCGCCGTGCTCGCCGCGATCAAGGCGGCGAGCAAGGTGCTGGACCTGCCGGAGCGGGCTGATCGGAAGGTGGTCGATCAGCGGGCGAAGGAGATCGCGGAGGGGGATTGGGGCTCGACGGCGACGCGGAAGGCGATCGATGAGTTGATGGTGGCGGTGATGACGGCGGTGATGATCCCGGCGATCGTGACTACCACGGCGACGTGA
- a CDS encoding N-acetyltransferase, whose product MTQTMVHRVQPGELDRAAATVGEAFLDEVVSTWVLPDPVQRKQILPQQLHGTVVKAMDRGEVLTTADFGAVSLWIDREAGETEHERIPDDLEVPAEFSEILKRGMLVDELTEARHPTHTAHVYLQCIGVLPSHRGRGLGSALLRDKLARTDAAKLPVYLEASSTRNRALYLRHGFELSGDPIRFPDGPEIYPMWREPSPQV is encoded by the coding sequence ATGACGCAGACGATGGTGCACCGAGTGCAGCCGGGGGAACTGGACCGGGCCGCCGCGACCGTGGGCGAGGCCTTCCTCGACGAGGTGGTGAGCACGTGGGTGCTCCCGGACCCCGTGCAGCGCAAGCAGATCCTGCCGCAGCAACTGCACGGCACGGTGGTCAAGGCGATGGACCGCGGTGAGGTGCTCACCACCGCCGACTTCGGTGCCGTCTCGCTGTGGATCGACCGCGAGGCCGGGGAAACCGAGCACGAGCGGATCCCGGACGACCTCGAAGTCCCCGCCGAGTTCAGCGAAATCCTCAAGCGCGGCATGCTCGTCGACGAACTGACCGAGGCCCGGCACCCGACGCACACCGCGCACGTCTACCTGCAATGCATCGGCGTGCTGCCGAGCCATCGCGGCCGCGGCCTCGGCAGCGCACTGCTGCGCGACAAGCTGGCCCGCACCGACGCCGCCAAACTCCCGGTGTACCTGGAGGCCAGCTCGACCCGCAACCGCGCGCTGTACCTGCGTCACGGCTTCGAACTCAGCGGTGACCCGATCCGCTTCCCGGACGGACCCGAGATCTACCCGATGTGGCGGGAACCCTCACCGCAGGTGTGA
- a CDS encoding OFA family MFS transporter — translation MAVGFLERSRTIAPPGWSRWLIPPAALSVHLSIGQAYAWSVFKPPLEKSLDLTGTQSALPFQLGIVMLGLSAAFGGTLVEKNGPRWAMFVSMVCFSSGFLISALGVATSQYWLVVLGYGGLGGIGLGIGYISPVSTLIKWFPDRPGMATGIAIMGFGGGALIASPWSTQMLRTFGDDTGGIATTFAVHGVVYALFMTLGVLLVRVPADDWKPDGYQPKEAAAGRMITTANVSAKNAIRTPQFWLLWVILCFNVTAGIGILEKAAPMITDFFEGTSVPVGAAAAAGFVALLSLTNMLGRFVWSSTSDLVGRRNIYRLYLGVGALMYLVIALTTNTSKLLFVLCAMVILSFYGGGFATVPAYLKDLFGTYQVGAIHGRLLTAWSTAGVLGPLIVNAIADGQKSAGKDGPALYGTSLYIMMGLLVLGFVANELVRPVSEKYHEPVAAPAGAGKEA, via the coding sequence ATGGCCGTCGGGTTCCTCGAGCGCTCCCGCACCATCGCCCCACCCGGCTGGAGCCGCTGGCTCATCCCGCCCGCCGCGCTGTCCGTGCACCTGTCTATCGGTCAAGCGTACGCGTGGAGCGTGTTCAAGCCGCCGCTGGAGAAGTCGCTCGACCTGACCGGCACGCAAAGCGCGCTGCCGTTCCAGCTGGGCATCGTGATGCTCGGGCTGTCCGCGGCCTTCGGCGGCACGCTGGTGGAGAAGAACGGCCCGCGCTGGGCGATGTTCGTCTCGATGGTCTGCTTCTCCTCCGGCTTCCTGATCTCCGCGCTCGGCGTGGCCACTTCGCAGTACTGGCTGGTGGTACTCGGGTACGGCGGGCTCGGCGGCATCGGGCTCGGCATCGGCTACATCTCGCCGGTGTCCACCCTGATCAAGTGGTTCCCGGACCGGCCGGGCATGGCCACCGGCATCGCCATCATGGGCTTCGGCGGCGGCGCGCTGATCGCCTCGCCGTGGTCGACGCAGATGCTGCGCACCTTCGGTGACGACACCGGCGGCATCGCCACCACCTTCGCCGTGCACGGTGTGGTCTACGCGTTGTTCATGACCCTGGGCGTGCTGCTGGTCCGCGTGCCCGCCGACGACTGGAAGCCGGACGGTTACCAGCCGAAGGAGGCCGCGGCCGGGCGGATGATCACCACCGCGAACGTGTCGGCGAAGAACGCGATCAGGACCCCGCAGTTCTGGCTGCTGTGGGTGATCCTCTGCTTCAACGTGACCGCGGGCATCGGCATCCTGGAGAAGGCCGCGCCGATGATCACCGACTTCTTCGAGGGCACCTCGGTCCCGGTCGGCGCCGCCGCGGCCGCCGGGTTCGTGGCGCTGCTGTCGCTGACCAACATGCTCGGCCGGTTCGTCTGGTCGTCCACTTCGGACCTGGTCGGCCGCCGCAACATCTACCGGCTCTACCTCGGTGTGGGCGCGCTGATGTACCTGGTGATCGCGCTGACCACGAACACCTCGAAGCTGCTGTTCGTGCTCTGCGCGATGGTGATCCTGTCGTTCTACGGCGGCGGGTTCGCCACCGTGCCGGCGTACCTGAAGGACCTGTTCGGCACCTATCAGGTGGGCGCGATCCACGGCAGGCTGCTGACCGCCTGGTCCACCGCCGGGGTGCTCGGGCCGCTGATCGTGAACGCCATCGCCGACGGGCAGAAGTCGGCGGGCAAGGACGGTCCGGCGCTCTACGGGACCTCGCTCTACATCATGATGGGGCTGCTCGTGCTCGGCTTCGTGGCCAACGAGCTGGTGCGCCCGGTCAGTGAGAAGTACCACGAACCGGTCGCCGCCCCGGCGGGCGCCGGCAAGGAGGCGTGA